One stretch of Daphnia pulicaria isolate SC F1-1A chromosome 6, SC_F0-13Bv2, whole genome shotgun sequence DNA includes these proteins:
- the LOC124343624 gene encoding GTPase-activating protein skywalker-like isoform X1 produces the protein MTGEVVSYSGPGPGPGESNLIEPPAENDVEEGKDNHSVSSPSSPRRCPFQPYVDVDQLGRITGTAVLDSPGRSSLGRKSNRGSFMGVRRRSHLHNKTADEVERIVQTGKVRELKNCIRFHQWLPFDCVRSRLWQIICSIHVKDKATMDSLYWDTVKQIYGTHDLVAKTGPLPTFVEPSFQMSYYLNETGIQVARRVVNIISYSCPDITYAPSLYPITCLLLHYMSEEDCYACVSQMVSSKKTKFITQTKLHFETIWRTSMILCRRHAKSAVSYLAKQAGENNILESIHQQWLTCILKELPFQHLVRVMDCFMFEGRKVMYRVWMALLILFHRHLTSLSPNDRPALNKESFVEATLMDFCHNLPCSPEKLLRTAYGVRNFSSSEMDRLFIKTEMYLKSKAAASASMPNNKNVMVPRSRSSDVLPTSQSQVNIQMMSHTLTIREGSRSPGLRSRSLGLFPIQGVRSHAADYDRLLTVWSWLPVRITMYQPELLYTTEEHGCSMTTFFNRVEQHEPTILIVKTATEDVFGAYCSSRWAERNSKDSHGGRQGYFGTGETFVFTLVPNEIKYPWVGISATSSSDGPSCVRHAAELFMASDGRMITVGGGKGQAIWIDENIRYGKTDGCLTFNNPPLASTTDFEIRVLEVYGFQNL, from the exons ATGACGGGCGAAGTGGTCAGCTATTCGGGACCGGGACCAGGACCAGGCGAATCCAATCTGATCGAGCCACCTGCCGAAAACGATGTCGAGGAAGGAAAGGACAATCATTCCGTCAGCTCGCCGTCATCACCTCGGCGTTGCCCTTTCCAGCCGTACGTCGACGTGGACCAGTTGGGACGGATCACCGGGACGGCCGTCCTGGATTCGCCCGGGAGAAGTTCCCTGGGACGCAAATCCAACCGGGGATCGTTTATGGGAGTCAGAAGACGATCGCACCTGCATAACAAGACGGCCGACGAGGTGGAGCGCATCGTTCAAACGGGAAAAGTTCGCGAACTCAAAAACTGCATCCGCTTTCACCAGTGGCTGCCGTTCGATTGCGTCCGCTCTCGTCTCTGGCAG aTCATTTGCAGTATCCACGTCAAAGATAAGGCGACGATGGATTCTTTATACTGGGACACTGTCAAACAGATTTACGGCACTCACG ATTTGGTGGCAAAGACTGGGCCGTTGCCGACTTTTGTGGAGCCGTCATTTCAGATGTCTTATTATCTAAACGAAACGGGCATTCAGGTGGCCCGGCGTGTCGTCAACATCATATCCTATTCGTGCCCCGATATCACGTACGCTCCCAGTTTATACCCCATCACTTGTCTCCTGCTCCATTACATGAGCg AGGAGGATTGCTACGCCTGCGTCTCGCAGATGGTCTCATCTAAGAAAACGAAATTCATTACGCAGACCAAATTGCACTTTGAAACTATCTGGAGAACGTCGATGATCTTGTGTCGACGTCACGCT AAATCGGCCGTTTCGTACCTCGCTAAACAGGCGGGAGAGAACAATATTCTCGAGTCCATCCATCAGCAATGGCTGACTTGCATCCTGAAAGAGCTACCATTCCAACATTtg GTCCGCGTGATGGATTGTTTCATGTTCGAGGGCCGGAAAGTCATGTACCGTGTTTGGATGGCCCTTCTCATTCTGTTTCATAGGCATCTCACCTCTCTCTCGCCCAACGATC GGCCAGCGTTGAACAAAGAGTCGTTCGTGGAGGCGACGTTGATGGACTTTTGCCACAATTTGCCTTGCAGCCCCGAGAAATTACTGAGAACGGCCTACGGAGTGCGAAATTTCAGTTCGTCCGAAATGGATCGGCTGTTCATCAAAACGGAGATGTATCTCAAATCGAAGGCGGCCGCCTCGGCCTCAATGCCCAACAACAAGAACGTCATGGTGCCTCGGTCGCGTTCCAGCGACGTCTTGCCCACCAGTCAGTCTCAAGTCAACATCCAAATGATGTCACACACGCTGACTATTCGAGAG GGTTCCAGGTCACCTGGTCTTAGGTCTCGATCCTTGGGATTGTTCCCGATTCAGGGCGTTCGTTCCCATGCTGCCGACTACGATCGC CTCTTGACGGTATGGTCTTGGCTTCCGGTGCGGATCACCATGTACCAGCCGGAATTGCTGTACACCACCGAGGAGCACGGCTGCAGTATGACGACGTTCTTCAACCGGGTGGAACAACACGAACCAACAATCCTCATCGTTAAAACTGCGACCGAAGat GTATTCGGAGCCTATTGCTCAAGTCGGTGGGCGGAACGAAATTCCAAAGATTCTCATGGCGGCCGTCAGGGCTATTTTGGAACGGGCGAGACGTTTGTCTTCACTCTCGTGCCCAACGAAATCAAATACCCTTGGGTTGGCATCAGCGCCACTTCATCCTCAGACGGCCCGTCCTGCGTCCGGCACGCTGCCGAACTCTTTATGGCTTCCGACGGACGCATGATCACTGTTGGCGGAGG AAAAGGTCAAGCCATCTGGATTGATGAAAACATTCGTTATGGCAAGACCGACGGCTGCTTGACATTCAATAATCCACCGCTGGCTTCCACAACCGATTTCGAGATTAGAGTCCTGGAAGTCTACGGCTTCCagaacttgtaa
- the LOC124343624 gene encoding GTPase-activating protein skywalker-like isoform X2, with translation MTGEVVSYSGPGPGPGESNLIEPPAENDVEEGKDNHSVSSPSSPRRCPFQPYVDVDQLGRITGTAVLDSPGRSSLGRKSNRGSFMGVRRRSHLHNKTADEVERIVQTGKVRELKNCIRFHQWLPFDCVRSRLWQIICSIHVKDKATMDSLYWDTVKQIYGTHDLVAKTGPLPTFVEPSFQMSYYLNETGIQVARRVVNIISYSCPDITYAPSLYPITCLLLHYMSEEDCYACVSQMVSSKKTKFITQTKLHFETIWRTSMILCRRHAKSAVSYLAKQAGENNILESIHQQWLTCILKELPFQHLVRVMDCFMFEGRKVMYRVWMALLILFHRHLTSLSPNDRPALNKESFVEATLMDFCHNLPCSPEKLLRTAYGVRNFSSSEMDRLFIKTEMYLKSKAAASASMPNNKNVMVPRSRSSDVLPTSQSQVNIQMMSHTLTIRELLTVWSWLPVRITMYQPELLYTTEEHGCSMTTFFNRVEQHEPTILIVKTATEDVFGAYCSSRWAERNSKDSHGGRQGYFGTGETFVFTLVPNEIKYPWVGISATSSSDGPSCVRHAAELFMASDGRMITVGGGKGQAIWIDENIRYGKTDGCLTFNNPPLASTTDFEIRVLEVYGFQNL, from the exons ATGACGGGCGAAGTGGTCAGCTATTCGGGACCGGGACCAGGACCAGGCGAATCCAATCTGATCGAGCCACCTGCCGAAAACGATGTCGAGGAAGGAAAGGACAATCATTCCGTCAGCTCGCCGTCATCACCTCGGCGTTGCCCTTTCCAGCCGTACGTCGACGTGGACCAGTTGGGACGGATCACCGGGACGGCCGTCCTGGATTCGCCCGGGAGAAGTTCCCTGGGACGCAAATCCAACCGGGGATCGTTTATGGGAGTCAGAAGACGATCGCACCTGCATAACAAGACGGCCGACGAGGTGGAGCGCATCGTTCAAACGGGAAAAGTTCGCGAACTCAAAAACTGCATCCGCTTTCACCAGTGGCTGCCGTTCGATTGCGTCCGCTCTCGTCTCTGGCAG aTCATTTGCAGTATCCACGTCAAAGATAAGGCGACGATGGATTCTTTATACTGGGACACTGTCAAACAGATTTACGGCACTCACG ATTTGGTGGCAAAGACTGGGCCGTTGCCGACTTTTGTGGAGCCGTCATTTCAGATGTCTTATTATCTAAACGAAACGGGCATTCAGGTGGCCCGGCGTGTCGTCAACATCATATCCTATTCGTGCCCCGATATCACGTACGCTCCCAGTTTATACCCCATCACTTGTCTCCTGCTCCATTACATGAGCg AGGAGGATTGCTACGCCTGCGTCTCGCAGATGGTCTCATCTAAGAAAACGAAATTCATTACGCAGACCAAATTGCACTTTGAAACTATCTGGAGAACGTCGATGATCTTGTGTCGACGTCACGCT AAATCGGCCGTTTCGTACCTCGCTAAACAGGCGGGAGAGAACAATATTCTCGAGTCCATCCATCAGCAATGGCTGACTTGCATCCTGAAAGAGCTACCATTCCAACATTtg GTCCGCGTGATGGATTGTTTCATGTTCGAGGGCCGGAAAGTCATGTACCGTGTTTGGATGGCCCTTCTCATTCTGTTTCATAGGCATCTCACCTCTCTCTCGCCCAACGATC GGCCAGCGTTGAACAAAGAGTCGTTCGTGGAGGCGACGTTGATGGACTTTTGCCACAATTTGCCTTGCAGCCCCGAGAAATTACTGAGAACGGCCTACGGAGTGCGAAATTTCAGTTCGTCCGAAATGGATCGGCTGTTCATCAAAACGGAGATGTATCTCAAATCGAAGGCGGCCGCCTCGGCCTCAATGCCCAACAACAAGAACGTCATGGTGCCTCGGTCGCGTTCCAGCGACGTCTTGCCCACCAGTCAGTCTCAAGTCAACATCCAAATGATGTCACACACGCTGACTATTCGAGAG CTCTTGACGGTATGGTCTTGGCTTCCGGTGCGGATCACCATGTACCAGCCGGAATTGCTGTACACCACCGAGGAGCACGGCTGCAGTATGACGACGTTCTTCAACCGGGTGGAACAACACGAACCAACAATCCTCATCGTTAAAACTGCGACCGAAGat GTATTCGGAGCCTATTGCTCAAGTCGGTGGGCGGAACGAAATTCCAAAGATTCTCATGGCGGCCGTCAGGGCTATTTTGGAACGGGCGAGACGTTTGTCTTCACTCTCGTGCCCAACGAAATCAAATACCCTTGGGTTGGCATCAGCGCCACTTCATCCTCAGACGGCCCGTCCTGCGTCCGGCACGCTGCCGAACTCTTTATGGCTTCCGACGGACGCATGATCACTGTTGGCGGAGG AAAAGGTCAAGCCATCTGGATTGATGAAAACATTCGTTATGGCAAGACCGACGGCTGCTTGACATTCAATAATCCACCGCTGGCTTCCACAACCGATTTCGAGATTAGAGTCCTGGAAGTCTACGGCTTCCagaacttgtaa
- the LOC124343704 gene encoding ubiquitin-associated domain-containing protein 2-like produces MATYVSQYSTTGFYRAPVSKGLMGALFITCTAIHVPLLSHLRLYLICQLPNTFTSGEVWRLFTSQTAFLETKDLICAALLIYYFRVFERRLGSKKFASHLLATSLISLGLQVPIILLIRSTEWASYHHGHLPPGPYGLIFPLFVPYLCDIPRMTRTHILGIPITGKTLTYLVGLQVCSTSFPTAVSAFCSIAAGLLYRWNVLRVQDWLAIPDWLARITDMTFGRLLSSSPPADGPMGATLEIQRQEQMERLEHQMLLQRSRDGPPRQNTGQGYAERLVGPEMQWGEQGANGHPRRRRDFPNIFNPNEVRPNDPTPPSEENVTFLTSMGFSRDRVMRALQTTGNNVEAATNLLLQE; encoded by the exons ATGGCCACGTACGTTTCACAGTACTCTACAACTGGATTCT ACCGAGCACCGGTATCAAAAGGGCTGATGGGAGCTTTGTTCATCACCTGCACAGCCATCCATGTCCCTCTACTGTCTCATCTACGGCTGTACCTCATATGTCAACTGCCAAACACTTTCACGTCTGGCGAG GTGTGGAGGTTGTTTACATCACAAACAGCCTTTCTCGAAACAAAAGATTTAATTTGTGCAGCATTGCTTATATACTACTTCAG AGTGTTCGAAAGACGACTGGGCTCCAAGAAGTTTGCTTCCCACTTGCTTGCCACTAGTCTCATTTCGCTTGGGCTGCAAGTACCAATCATTTTGCTCATCAGATCCACAGAATGGGCCTCATATCACCATGGGCATCTCCCTCCTGGCCC atatGGATTGATCTTTCCACTCTTTGTACCGTACCTGTGCGATATCCCGAGAATGACTCGTACACATATCCTTGGGATACCCATCACAGGAAAAACACTGACATATTTAGTAGGTCTGCAAGTGTGCAGCACCTCTTTCCCGACGGCTGTCTCGGCATTTTGCAGCATT GCTGCTGGACTGTTGTACAGATGGAACGTGTTGAGGGTTCAAGACTGGCTGGCCATACCCGATTGGCTAGCCCGGATAACAGACATGACCTTTGGCCGATTATTATCCTCATCACCGCCCGCCGACGGGCCAATGGGTGCCACGTTGGAAATTCAACGGCAGGAGCAAATGGAGAGGCTTGAACATCAAATGCTGCTCCAACGATCCCGGGACGGACCTCCTCGTCAG AACACGGGGCAAGGCTACGCCGAGCGTCTCGTCGGTCCCGAAATGCAGTGGGGCGAGCAAGGTGCCAACGGACACCCACGGCGCCGCCGAGATTTCCCCAATATCTTCAATCCGAACG AAGTTCGACCAAACGACCCAACACCACCGTCCGAAGAGAACGTGACCTTCTTGACGAGTATGGGCTTTAGCCGCGACCGTGTCATGCGAGCCTTACAAACGACTGGAAACAACGTCGAAGCAGCCACCAATTTACTGTTACAGGAATAA